A DNA window from Ovis aries strain OAR_USU_Benz2616 breed Rambouillet chromosome 7, ARS-UI_Ramb_v3.0, whole genome shotgun sequence contains the following coding sequences:
- the LOC101107284 gene encoding olfactory receptor 10G3, giving the protein MERINSTLLTEFILTGIPYPPQLRTFLFGFFLLIYILTHLGNLLILITVCVDRQLHARPMYIFLGVLSIIDMGISSIIVPRLMMNFTLGLKPIPFGGCIAQLYFYHFLGSTQCFLYTLMAYDRYLAICRPLRYPMLMNAKLSTLLVAGAWVAGSMHGALQAILTFRLPYCGPNQVDYFFCDIPAVLRLACADTSVNELVTFVDIGVVVASCFSLILLSYIQIVQAILRIRTADGRRRAFSTCGAHVTIVTVYYVPCAFIYLRPETGSPLDGAAALFPTAITPFLNPLIYTLRNQEVKLALKRLIGGPGTKSEV; this is encoded by the coding sequence ATGGAAAGAATCAATAGCACATTGTTGACTGAGTTCATTCTGACAGGAATTCCCTACCCACCTCAGCTAAGGACGTTTCTCTTTGGGTTCTTCCTGCTGATCTACATCCTGACTCATCTGGGAAACCTGCTCATTCTAATCACTGTCTGTGTAGACCGGCAGCTCCATGCTCGTCCCATGTACATCTTTCTTGGTGTTCTCTCCATCATTGACATGGGCATCTCCTCTATCATTGTCCCTCGCCTCATGATGAACTTCACTTTAGGCCTCAAACCTATCCCATTTGGTGGCTGCATCGCCCAACTCTATTTCTATCACTTTCTGGGCTCCACCCAGTGCTTCCTCTACACCTTGATGGCCTACGATCGGTATCTGGCAATATGCCGGCCCCTGCGCTACCCCATGCTCATGAATGCTAAGCTGAGTACCTTGCTTGTGGCTGGAGCTTGGGTGGCAGGATCCAtgcatggggctctccaggccaTCCTAACCTTCCGTCTGCCCTACTGTGGGCCCAACCAGGTAGATTACTTCTTCTGTGACATCCCTGCAGTTCTGAGACTGGCCTGTGCTGATACATCAGTCAATGAGCTTGTGACCTTTGTGGACATTGGGGTGGTAGTTGCCAGTTGCTTCTCGCTGATCCTCCTCTCCTACATACAGATCGTTCAGGCCATCCTGAGAATCCGTACAGCTGATGGGCGGCGCCGCGCCTTTTCAACCTGTGGAGCCCATGTAACCATAGTAACTGTGTACTATGTACCCTGTGCCTTCATCTACCTGAGGCCTGAAACCGGCAGCCCCCTGGATGGGGCAGCTGCCCTCTTCCCCACAGCCATCACTCCTTTCCTCAACCCCCTCATCTACACTCTGCGGAACCAAGAGGTGAAGCTGGCCCTGAAGAGACTAATAGGCGGCCCAGGGACTAAGAGTGAGGTTTGA